DNA sequence from the Methanobrevibacter sp. genome:
TTTTTAAGTTATACTCACCGGTAGGACCATGTAAATCCAATACTTCACCTGTAAAGTATAAATCAGGTATTACAGTTGACTCCATTGTTTTTGGATTGATACTGTCTAAATCAATACCTCCAATAGTTACTTTAGCCAACTTGTCATTAAAACCAGTTATATTAAAAGTAAATCTTTTTAAATTCTCAATAAGTCTGTTTTTACTTTTTTTATTAATTCTTGAAAGTTGAGTTTCACCATCAAGGTTTATTTCATCTAAAAAGAAATCAATGAACTTGTTTGT
Encoded proteins:
- a CDS encoding NAD(P)/FAD-dependent oxidoreductase → TNKFIDFFLDEINLDGETQLSRINKKSKNRLIENLKRFTFNITGFNDKLAKVTIGGIDLDSINPKTMESTVIPDLYFTGEVLDLHGPTGEYNLKIAFSTGYLAGLSASEKKKDRN